From Candidatus Obscuribacterales bacterium, a single genomic window includes:
- a CDS encoding phytanoyl-CoA dioxygenase family protein translates to MTYQPIQLTESQIQRFQDDGFLIVENLLPPDLPDRLIERMERLFYGEFETGIYPDEWYWRQGLSLPDVTREICNAWKCDRTIASLVLSAELGRLTATLAGWDGARIGQDSMWIKPPSAKAVAMHQDGAYINYLTPPHMMTCWIALQDASLADGTLVYARGSHKWPLVDVAGEFHAPTKDYRWAMLQAAEQAGVPEPELVVVNVPAGGCGFHHGRTWHGLAPTTRTDRTFHSIGLHTIPAHAAFHPTNPAGYIYGRYKRVGDTRMDESFFPILWSKTGDRSPFLTDYCADALSSSDVPILG, encoded by the coding sequence ATGACCTACCAACCCATTCAGCTAACCGAGAGTCAGATTCAGCGATTTCAGGACGATGGTTTTTTGATCGTCGAGAATCTTCTCCCCCCTGACCTGCCCGATCGCTTGATTGAACGCATGGAGCGCCTGTTCTACGGCGAGTTTGAAACCGGTATCTATCCCGACGAATGGTATTGGCGTCAAGGCTTAAGCTTACCCGATGTGACGCGGGAAATCTGCAATGCATGGAAGTGCGATCGCACCATCGCTAGCTTAGTGCTGTCGGCAGAGCTAGGGCGGCTCACGGCTACCCTGGCCGGTTGGGATGGGGCCCGCATTGGGCAAGACAGCATGTGGATCAAGCCACCCAGTGCCAAGGCCGTCGCTATGCATCAAGACGGAGCCTACATTAACTACCTAACGCCACCCCACATGATGACCTGCTGGATTGCCCTGCAAGATGCTAGCTTGGCCGATGGCACCCTGGTCTATGCTCGGGGTTCTCACAAATGGCCCTTGGTGGACGTGGCTGGTGAATTCCATGCCCCCACGAAAGACTACCGCTGGGCTATGCTGCAAGCGGCAGAGCAGGCCGGAGTGCCAGAGCCAGAATTGGTTGTGGTCAACGTGCCAGCGGGGGGCTGTGGTTTCCACCATGGGCGTACCTGGCACGGTCTGGCTCCCACCACCCGCACCGATCGCACCTTCCATAGCATTGGTCTGCATACTATTCCTGCCCATGCGGCGTTCCATCCCACTAATCCCGCTGGCTATATCTATGGTCGCTACAAACGGGTAGGCGATACCCGCATGGATGAGTCCTTCTTTCCCATTCTGTGGAGCAAAACAGGCGATCGCTCGCCATTTCTCACAGACTATTGCGCAGATGCCCTCAGCTCTAGCGATGTACCCATCTTGGGATAA